CGAGACCTGCGGCGGCGGCGAGCCCGCCCATCAAGAGTCCGCGACGGCTGATGTTCTCCATGGTGCTACTCCTTCGTAGTCGAATCAGTGGAACCGCAACGGCCGCGATCGCGGCGATGGCCGCGCGTCTGCATGGCCGGAGACTCGGTGACCATGCCGGGTGTCCCACTCTCCGTTGAGTGCACGACGACGGCTGCTCATGTCGATCTGAGAGTCATCCTCACCGGAATCTGCTGAATACACAACAGTTGATGGGATTTTTGTCGAATCAACAGTGCGATGTCATTGCTCTTCACGGATCGCCACGCTCAGCAGATCGAATCATCGCCGCACGAGGCGCGCTGCCCGGTGGGCGTGCCCGCCACCCGACGCCGTGCTGGCGCTAGGTTCGTTGCATGGCCGCACCATTCGAGATGGACGACATCGACCGTCGCATCATCGCCGCCCTCCAGGTCGACGGGCGCCGGTCGTTCCAGCGTCTCGCCGACGATCTCGGAGTGCCGGCTTCGTCAGTGCGCTACCGCACCAAGCGGCTCGAGGACGCCGGGATCCTGCAGATCGTCGGCATCGCCAACCCCCTCGCGATCGGCTTCGACCGGCTCGCGATGATCGGTATCCGCGTGACACCCGGCACGGCGCGTGCGGTCTGCGCCGCCCTCGCCGAGCTCCCCGAGACGAGCTACGTCATCCACACCACCGGCCGCTTCGACGTCATGGCCGAGGTGATCTGCGAGGACGTGCCGCACTTCATCGACATGCTGAACGGACGCATCGCGGCGATCTCGGGCGTCGTCTCGACGGAGTCGTTCTTCGTGCTCGAGGCGCACAAGCTCTCGTACGGGTGGGGTGTCGGCAGCGTTCGTCCCGCGATCGAGGAGCCGGGCGGGGTGTGACGCATGCCGCCGGCTGACCCGCTCGATCAGGCGCTCGACGAGGCCGCGACGGCGCTGTACGCGCTGCGCCCCGACGAGTTCACCGCGGCGCGCAACGCACGGGCGCAGACCGTCGCCGCCGACGATCGCGAGCTCGCGGCCCGCATCCGCGAGCTCCGACGACCCTCCCCTGCCGCCTGGCTCGTGAACCAACTCGTGCGGCACCGACCCGTCGAGGTCGAGGCGGTCCTCGACCTCGGCGCCGAGGCCCGTGAGACGCAGGGTCGGTTCGACGCCACCGAACTCGCCGAGCTCGGTCGGCAGCGACGGCGTCTCGTCTCGGCGCTCGCGCACGAGGCCGGCGCACTCGCCGAGGAGCTCGGCTCCCCCGTGCGCACGCCGGTGCTCGACGAGGTCGCCCAGACGCTGCAGGCCGCGATGTCGGATGCCGCCGCCGCCGACGCCGTGCGCACGGGGCGCCTCGTGCGCGCGCTCGAGGCCGTCGGCGTCGAGGTCGACCTGAGCGACGCCGTCGCCGGCGGGCCGGTGCCCAGCACCGCACCCGAGCTGCACGCGCGAGCGAGCGAAGCTCCGCACCGGCCGAGCGCTGCGGAGTCGAAGCAGGCGGAGGCCGCGCGGAAGCACGCCGAGCGCACGGTCGCAACGGCCGAGGAACGGGCGGCCGAAGCATCCGCTGCGCTCGAGGCGCTCGATGCCCGGCTCGCCGATGCCGACCGCGAGCGTCGGGATCTCACGTCTCGCCGCGACGAACTCGACGCAGAACTGCGCCGGGTCGAAACGGAGATCGCCGAGTCCGATCGCGCGACGCGCACGCTCACCCGCGAGCGTGATCGCGCGGCCCGCGACGCCGAGGCCGCGGAGGTCGACGCCGACGAGGCGCGCGAGGCGCTCGAGACCCTCGAATAGCCGGCGCCCAGCGCCCGACGCGCCGCTCAGCTGCGCTCGAGCAGCCAGTCCATGGCGTCGGGCGCGACATCGAGCACCGAGACGTGCCCGTCGTCGAGGCGCATCCAGAGCGAGGCCCGCGGGATGTGCGCGACGAGCCATGAGGCATGTTTCGCGGGCACCACCCGATCGCCCTCGCCCTGCACGAGGAGCACCGGCACGTCGATGCCGCCGAGGTCGAAGCCCCACGGGGCGGCGAACGCGACGTCGTCGTCGATGAGGCCGTCGGGCCCGGCTTCCCCGGCACGCACGGAGTCGGCACCGAGCGACGCCCATCGCTCGTCGAGCGCCGCCCAGTCGACGGGGAGGAACTGCGACGGGTCGAATGCCGCGGTCTCGGCGAACGCCGCTCGCGCTGCGCGCCCCTCGACGGCGGCATGCAGGCCGCCCGGCGAGGCCATGCCGGCGAACCAGTCGTAGGCGGTGGTGCGCGGGGCGATGCCCGCGAGCGTGACCGCACCGGTCACACGCTCCGGCAGCAGCGCCGCGCAGGCGAGCGCGTGCGGGCCGCCGCCCGACGCCCCCATCACCGCGAATCGTTCGACGCCGAGCGCGTCGGCGACCGCCGCGACATCCGCTGCCGCCGAGGCGACGTCGCGGCCGGGCCGCGGCGTCGAGCCGCCGTAGCTCGGGCGCCCATAGGAGACGAGCCGGATGCCACGGGCCGACGCCGCTTCGAGCAGCGGTTCGAGCGGGGCGCCCGTCTGCGGGGAGCCGTGATGCCAGACGACCGTGAGGGCCGACGCGGCATCCGCCCCGGTGTCGTAGGCGCGCAGGCTGCCGCCGTCGCGGAGCGGCACGTCGAGTTCGCTGACCGCCATGACGGCTCAGCCCTGCACGCCGGCGGCGCGAACGGCCGCCGCGGTGAACGCGGGGCGCACCCGTTCCCACCCGTCGAGGTAGCCGCCGACCATCGCGGCATCGCGCAGCAGCACGAGCTGGGCCGCGGCGCCTATCGGGTCATCCACCTCGGCCGCCGTCAGCACCGACTCGAGCTCGGAGCGGAACCACTCGCGGTGCTCGGCGACGGCCCGGCGCACGCCGCTGTCGGCGTCGGGATACTCGGCGGCGGCGTTGATGAACGGGCAGCCCCGTGTGTGGTGGCGGGCGACGTCGTCGGCGAGCCCCTCGATCACGAGCCCCACGAGCTGCTTCGGCTCGGCGCCGGATGCCTCGGCGGCCACGAACGCGCCGCGGATGTTCGCGTCCTCGACACCGAGGTAGGCCTCGACGAGGTCCTCCTTGCCCGGGAAGTGCCGGTAGAACGTCGCCCGGGTGACACCGGCCTCGCCGATGATGCGGTCGACGCCGACCGAGTGGATGCCCTCGCGGTAGAAGAGCTCGGAGGCCGTGCGCAGCAGGCGTTCGCGCGCTTCGGAGGTGCCGGTGGAGGTGCTTCGAGGTGCCATACCGAAAATGATAGAACGATCTTTCTCTTTTTGCTTGACATGGGGATCGACTCGGAGTAACTTCACAGACATAGACAGAACGATCGTTCTACCAACGGGTGGGACGCCATGAGAAGGAGAGAACAATGACCGCCACCAAGACCCCCATCGTCCTCATCCACGGACTCTGGATGACCCCGAAGAGCTGGAACACCTGGGCCGAGTACTTCCGGGCCCGCGGCCACGAGGTCATCGTCCCGGGCTGGCCCGGCATCGACGACCGGGAGGTCGCCGACATCCGCTCGAACCCCGAGGCACTGCAGGGCATCGGCCTGAAGCAGATCGCCGACCACTACGAGCGCATCATCCGGGCGCTCCCCCAGAAGCCGATCATCATGGGCCACTCCTTCGGCGGCCTCCTCACCCAGATGCTCGCCGACCGCGGCCTCGGCGCCGCCTACGTCGGCGTCACCCCCGGCCAGCCCGCCGGCATCACGACCCTGCCGGCATCGACCCTCTGGACCGGCACGCCGATCCTCTCGAACCCCTTCGCCAAGAACGGCGCGAAGCCGCTCTCGAAGGGCCACTTCCACTTCACCTTCGGCAACGACCTCGACCGCGCGGCATCCGACCGCCTCTGGGAGGAGTTCGCGGTGAACTCGTACAACCGCGTGTTCTTCGAGGGCGTCGCGGGCGCGTTCAACGAGAAGGGCGGCGTCAGCCACGTCGACTTCGGCCGCACCGACCGTGCGCCGCTGCTCGTCATCACCGGCGAGATCGACCACGTCGTGCCGCCGGCCATCGGCAAGGCCATCGTGAAGAAGTACCACTCGACGGGCAGCCCCGCCGTGGTCGAGTACCGCGAGTTCGCCGGTCGCACCCACCGCATCGTCAGCCAGGACGGCTGGGAAGAGGTCGCCGAATACGCGCTCACCTGGGCGACCGAGCACGCCGAGGCGGCCGCGCACGCGGCCTGAGGGTCGACCCCTCAGCGCTCGATCGAGTCTCGGCGGCCGTCATCCGAACGGCCGCCGAAGACGTTGCGCAACACGAAGTACACGACGACCGCGACCACGGCGACGATCACGAGCTTGCCGATGAACCAGAGCAGGCTGAACAGCACGTCGACGAGGAACCACGCGATGACGACGGCGACGATCACGCCGATGACGGTCCAGACGGTGCGGCTCATGATCCGAGGCTAGTCGACGGGCCGCGGATGCCCCGGGCCGGCGCCGGTCGGCCCCGGCTCACGGCGCATGGCCGTCGAAGAGCAGGGTGGGCACGGGGCCGAACGGCATCGATCGCACACGGAACGGTCGCACGTCGTCGCCGATGAAGCCCGCATCGGCGAGTGTTCGAGCGGTGTCGCGGTCCCAGTGGCATCCGTGGCAGAACCTCGCCGTGAACGGCGTCGCGATGCGCTGCACCACGCGCTTCGCGGTGCGCGGCGGCGCCGCGACGTGATCGACGAAGACGACCCGTCCTCCGGGCACGAGCACCCGACGCACCTCCGCCAGTGCGATCGCCGGATCCGCCACCGAGCACAGCACGTAGGTGGCGACGACCGCGTCGACCGAGCGATCGGGCAGCGGGATGGCCTCGGCCATGGCGTCGAGCGGCTCGGCCCGGTGCCCCCACTCCCGCGCTCGCTTCGCGAGCTCCGCGCGGCGCTCGGCGTCGGGCTCGAGGCCGATCCACTCGACGTCGATATGCAGGGCGCCGAAGTTCTCGCCCTCGCCGGCGCCGATCTCGAGCACCCGCCCGCGCACTCGGCCGACGAACTCCCGCTCGAGGTCGTCGAGGCGGTCGTCGTCGATGAGCTCGGATGTCGCGGCCTTCGCTTGCTCCATGCCGCCATGCGAGCACGTCGCCGGGCGCGCGTCAAGCGTGAGCGGCGCACCTGCTCCCACCCCCTGCCTCGGCCGTAGGCTGGTGCGATGCTCAGCCGATTCCTCTCCGGCGCCGCCCTGCTGCTGCGCGGCTTCGGGTTCTGGGGGCGGCGGCCCGGCGTCATGCTGCTCGGCCTGATCCCCGCGGCGATCGTCTTCGCGATCGTGCTCGCCGCACTCGTCGCACTCGGTATCCAGCTGCCCGCGATCGTCGAGTGGGCCACACCGTTCGCCGAACGGTGGGACGCGTTCTGGACGGTGTCGCTGCGCATCGCCATCGCCGCCGTGACCTTCGCCGGCGCCGTGCTGCTCGCGGCGGTCACGTTCACCGCGGTGACGCTCGCCGTCGGCGATCCGTTCTACGAGCGCATCTGGCGCGCCGTCGAGA
The DNA window shown above is from Agromyces cerinus and carries:
- a CDS encoding Lrp/AsnC family transcriptional regulator; this encodes MAAPFEMDDIDRRIIAALQVDGRRSFQRLADDLGVPASSVRYRTKRLEDAGILQIVGIANPLAIGFDRLAMIGIRVTPGTARAVCAALAELPETSYVIHTTGRFDVMAEVICEDVPHFIDMLNGRIAAISGVVSTESFFVLEAHKLSYGWGVGSVRPAIEEPGGV
- a CDS encoding transposase, with the protein product MPPADPLDQALDEAATALYALRPDEFTAARNARAQTVAADDRELAARIRELRRPSPAAWLVNQLVRHRPVEVEAVLDLGAEARETQGRFDATELAELGRQRRRLVSALAHEAGALAEELGSPVRTPVLDEVAQTLQAAMSDAAAADAVRTGRLVRALEAVGVEVDLSDAVAGGPVPSTAPELHARASEAPHRPSAAESKQAEAARKHAERTVATAEERAAEASAALEALDARLADADRERRDLTSRRDELDAELRRVETEIAESDRATRTLTRERDRAARDAEAAEVDADEAREALETLE
- a CDS encoding alpha/beta fold hydrolase, with amino-acid sequence MAVSELDVPLRDGGSLRAYDTGADAASALTVVWHHGSPQTGAPLEPLLEAASARGIRLVSYGRPSYGGSTPRPGRDVASAAADVAAVADALGVERFAVMGASGGGPHALACAALLPERVTGAVTLAGIAPRTTAYDWFAGMASPGGLHAAVEGRAARAAFAETAAFDPSQFLPVDWAALDERWASLGADSVRAGEAGPDGLIDDDVAFAAPWGFDLGGIDVPVLLVQGEGDRVVPAKHASWLVAHIPRASLWMRLDDGHVSVLDVAPDAMDWLLERS
- a CDS encoding TetR/AcrR family transcriptional regulator, which produces MAPRSTSTGTSEARERLLRTASELFYREGIHSVGVDRIIGEAGVTRATFYRHFPGKEDLVEAYLGVEDANIRGAFVAAEASGAEPKQLVGLVIEGLADDVARHHTRGCPFINAAAEYPDADSGVRRAVAEHREWFRSELESVLTAAEVDDPIGAAAQLVLLRDAAMVGGYLDGWERVRPAFTAAAVRAAGVQG
- a CDS encoding alpha/beta hydrolase yields the protein MTATKTPIVLIHGLWMTPKSWNTWAEYFRARGHEVIVPGWPGIDDREVADIRSNPEALQGIGLKQIADHYERIIRALPQKPIIMGHSFGGLLTQMLADRGLGAAYVGVTPGQPAGITTLPASTLWTGTPILSNPFAKNGAKPLSKGHFHFTFGNDLDRAASDRLWEEFAVNSYNRVFFEGVAGAFNEKGGVSHVDFGRTDRAPLLVITGEIDHVVPPAIGKAIVKKYHSTGSPAVVEYREFAGRTHRIVSQDGWEEVAEYALTWATEHAEAAAHAA
- a CDS encoding class I SAM-dependent methyltransferase, whose product is MEQAKAATSELIDDDRLDDLEREFVGRVRGRVLEIGAGEGENFGALHIDVEWIGLEPDAERRAELAKRAREWGHRAEPLDAMAEAIPLPDRSVDAVVATYVLCSVADPAIALAEVRRVLVPGGRVVFVDHVAAPPRTAKRVVQRIATPFTARFCHGCHWDRDTARTLADAGFIGDDVRPFRVRSMPFGPVPTLLFDGHAP